Proteins co-encoded in one Waddliaceae bacterium genomic window:
- a CDS encoding sigma-54-dependent Fis family transcriptional regulator, with protein sequence MAIEKILVVDDEILIRSFLEETLSRKGFDVTTAEDGKEGISLLVKNSYDLIITDMKMPRATGMDVLRKAREVSPSTLVVIITAFGSIDSAVEAMRLGAFNYILKPFSPDTIEAVLVKAQEHISLVEENRFLKEEVSSGSRRGSSNIIAESDTMKKVLDDASRVAASNASVFISGESGTGKEVMASFIHSNSPRSHKPFIRVNCAAIPESLVESEFFGHEKGAFTGANSKRLGRFELANNGTLLLDEVTEIPPGLQAKLLRVVQEQEFERVGGSKLVTVDVRLISTSNRKMEDAIAEGIFREDLFYRLNVIPIHLPPLRDRREDIVPLAEHFLESFCIENHKKKKSLASDAKKLLIEYHWPGNIRELANIIERAVVMDYSDAVAAEHLNIGVIDAAKAKLQALSKHATINSG encoded by the coding sequence ATGGCAATAGAAAAGATCCTCGTCGTCGACGACGAGATACTAATAAGAAGTTTTTTGGAAGAGACGCTTTCGCGTAAGGGCTTCGACGTCACCACTGCCGAAGACGGTAAGGAGGGAATATCTCTCCTCGTGAAGAACAGCTACGACCTCATCATCACTGACATGAAGATGCCCCGAGCCACTGGCATGGACGTCCTCCGCAAAGCCCGGGAGGTTTCACCTTCTACGCTAGTCGTCATCATCACGGCATTCGGCAGCATCGACAGTGCCGTCGAGGCTATGCGTTTAGGGGCTTTCAACTATATCCTTAAGCCTTTTTCTCCTGACACCATCGAGGCCGTCCTCGTCAAAGCTCAAGAGCATATATCTCTAGTCGAAGAGAATCGTTTCCTCAAAGAAGAAGTGTCTTCTGGTTCAAGACGTGGAAGTTCTAATATCATCGCCGAGAGTGATACGATGAAGAAGGTCCTCGACGACGCTTCTCGTGTTGCTGCAAGCAATGCCAGCGTCTTCATCAGCGGAGAGTCCGGCACTGGCAAAGAAGTTATGGCGTCTTTTATTCATAGCAACTCTCCTCGCAGCCATAAACCTTTCATCCGTGTAAATTGTGCTGCCATCCCGGAATCATTAGTGGAGTCGGAGTTCTTCGGCCACGAAAAAGGGGCCTTTACTGGCGCCAACAGCAAGAGGCTTGGACGCTTCGAGCTTGCCAACAACGGCACGCTCCTTCTCGACGAGGTCACCGAGATCCCTCCGGGCTTACAGGCCAAACTTCTTAGGGTCGTCCAAGAGCAGGAGTTCGAACGTGTCGGAGGTTCTAAGCTTGTCACCGTCGATGTACGTCTTATTTCGACGTCTAACAGGAAGATGGAAGACGCCATCGCTGAAGGCATTTTCCGTGAAGATCTTTTCTATAGGCTCAACGTCATCCCTATACATCTTCCGCCGCTACGTGACAGACGCGAAGATATCGTCCCCCTTGCAGAACATTTCCTCGAAAGCTTCTGCATCGAAAATCATAAGAAGAAAAAAAGCCTTGCTTCCGATGCTAAAAAGCTTCTCATAGAATATCATTGGCCCGGAAATATTAGGGAGCTTGCTAATATCATCGAGCGTGCCGTCGTGATGGACTACAGCGACGCCGTCGCTGCCGAGCATCTAAACATCGGCGTTATCGATGCTGCCAAAGCGAAACTTCAAGCGCTGTCGAAGCATGCTACTATTAATAGCGGGTAG
- a CDS encoding desulfoferrodoxin — protein MTTALLQIYKCEVCGNIVEMEHEGIGELVCCNETMKLFEENTVDAAKEKHVPVIEKIEGGFTVKVGSEAHPMEDDHHIEWIEVLAGDKAYRQFLHPGQQPTATFLIDADKITAREYCNLHGLWKS, from the coding sequence ATGACGACAGCACTTTTACAGATATATAAATGTGAAGTATGCGGAAATATCGTCGAGATGGAACACGAAGGCATAGGAGAGCTCGTATGTTGTAATGAGACAATGAAACTCTTCGAAGAAAATACCGTCGACGCCGCCAAAGAAAAACACGTCCCTGTCATTGAAAAAATCGAAGGAGGCTTCACGGTAAAGGTCGGCAGCGAAGCACACCCCATGGAAGACGATCACCATATCGAATGGATAGAAGTCCTCGCCGGCGACAAAGCATACCGACAGTTCCTACACCCAGGACAACAACCCACAGCAACATTCCTAATCGACGCAGACAAAATCACAGCACGAGAATACTGCAACCTCCACGGACTCTGGAAATCATAA
- a CDS encoding motility associated factor glycosyltransferase family protein, with translation MDANVMLSENLRILEKTFPDVAIKLRNYRPDENETVLSDFCEEAQKYMSSADIDDVGIIYVYGIGEGWYYDALVPWLRFDERRQIVFLEDSIEALKTTIATKRANDILKDKQAHIYYLGDNLEESVGMITSLFVFMKPAVTALRSYKKKNPKKYSSIFDIITHDSYLKDGTFTEFVGAGHAFFMNFYRNITILHEAYRASALYGAFKDVPAIVCGAGPSLEKHFDTIKNIGGRAVIAAGGSAMNTLNANGVTPHFGGGVDPNDAQYDRISTNTAFDVPYFYRNRMNHKALKAIHGKKLYVNRCAGYSIAEWFEEKVGIADDNVLNEGYNVIHLLIEILGALGCNPIIFAGMDLAYTGMKAYAPGVGDDTITHEKIEARSDVDGETILAKDINGNDVITTQKWRNEAMWTEKYAKDHKKTTFLNATEGGIGFEGIENITLDDAIARYLTKEYDIKSIIDAALEDAHMPPDTKDIVENSIEELEKSLENTIELLDVLAEENEKIKGKVSKGGYISPEMQTGRGALCEADLRDEVAYNYILKDKAVAITVAMQREYLSLNDIADEKERTIATLDLNSKKMVSLKILAMANLEMLRHVKKEKNNDDSTFTDI, from the coding sequence ATGGATGCCAATGTGATGCTTTCCGAGAACCTTAGAATTCTCGAAAAAACTTTTCCCGACGTAGCAATAAAACTTCGTAACTATCGCCCCGACGAAAACGAAACGGTGCTATCAGACTTTTGCGAAGAAGCACAGAAATATATGTCTTCTGCTGACATCGACGACGTAGGAATAATATATGTCTACGGCATAGGAGAAGGATGGTATTACGACGCCCTTGTGCCATGGCTTCGTTTCGACGAAAGACGACAGATAGTATTTTTAGAAGATTCCATAGAAGCACTAAAAACCACCATCGCAACAAAACGCGCCAATGATATCCTAAAAGACAAACAAGCACACATATACTATCTTGGAGATAATCTCGAAGAAAGTGTCGGAATGATAACGTCGCTGTTTGTCTTCATGAAACCTGCTGTTACAGCATTGAGAAGTTATAAAAAGAAAAACCCGAAAAAATATTCCAGTATCTTCGATATCATCACGCATGATAGCTATCTAAAAGATGGAACCTTTACAGAGTTCGTCGGCGCGGGACATGCTTTCTTTATGAACTTCTATAGAAACATCACAATATTACACGAAGCATATCGAGCTAGTGCTTTATACGGCGCTTTCAAAGACGTTCCCGCTATCGTCTGCGGCGCTGGACCTTCACTGGAAAAACATTTCGATACCATAAAAAATATAGGAGGCCGCGCAGTAATAGCAGCTGGAGGGTCGGCGATGAACACACTCAACGCCAATGGTGTTACCCCGCATTTCGGCGGTGGAGTCGATCCCAACGACGCACAATATGACCGCATCAGCACAAATACAGCTTTCGACGTGCCATATTTCTATCGTAATAGAATGAATCACAAAGCATTGAAAGCAATACATGGTAAGAAACTATACGTCAATAGATGCGCTGGATACTCTATAGCGGAATGGTTCGAAGAAAAAGTAGGTATTGCTGACGACAATGTATTAAATGAAGGATATAATGTTATACACCTCCTCATAGAAATCCTCGGAGCACTAGGGTGTAACCCAATAATTTTCGCGGGGATGGACCTCGCATATACCGGCATGAAAGCATACGCACCAGGAGTCGGCGATGACACAATTACCCACGAGAAAATTGAAGCAAGGTCAGATGTTGACGGCGAAACTATCTTAGCAAAAGATATCAATGGCAACGATGTCATCACTACACAGAAATGGCGTAACGAAGCGATGTGGACAGAAAAATATGCTAAGGATCATAAGAAGACAACGTTCCTTAACGCCACAGAAGGCGGTATCGGCTTCGAAGGTATAGAAAACATAACACTAGACGACGCTATAGCACGATATCTAACAAAAGAATACGATATCAAGAGCATCATCGACGCAGCACTAGAAGATGCACATATGCCACCCGACACAAAAGACATCGTAGAAAACTCCATAGAAGAACTTGAGAAAAGCCTGGAAAATACTATAGAACTCTTGGATGTTCTCGCCGAAGAGAACGAAAAAATTAAAGGCAAGGTCTCTAAAGGAGGATATATCTCCCCAGAGATGCAGACGGGAAGGGGAGCCTTGTGCGAGGCTGACCTTCGTGATGAAGTCGCTTATAACTATATCCTAAAAGACAAAGCAGTGGCGATTACAGTTGCGATGCAGAGAGAATACCTAAGCCTGAATGATATCGCCGACGAAAAAGAACGCACCATTGCAACACTTGACCTTAACAGCAAAAAGATGGTATCACTAAAAATACTTGCTATGGCAAACCTTGAAATGCTAAGACACGTAAAAAAGGAGAAAAACAATGACGACAGCACTTTTACAGATATATAA
- the raiA gene encoding ribosome-associated translation inhibitor RaiA encodes MNKKTTPPSEEYKITITGRHVHVTDAMKEYAKDKIAKIERFSKNLIDVVITMDIQKLEHRVDIVLKAGHVKIKVNAVSNDMYVSVDKAIDRLQTKLRKYKDRLHHHQTKALSAIDMNVNVIRPHDEDVDDINDAIEAETYSRLASEFSQHKIVKKEKRLLKSLSIDEAMMKMELSEDMFKIFRDEESNKLKVIYRRVDEDYGVIEIE; translated from the coding sequence ATGAACAAAAAAACAACACCACCAAGCGAAGAATATAAAATCACAATAACAGGACGACATGTTCATGTAACCGACGCCATGAAAGAATATGCCAAAGATAAAATCGCTAAGATAGAACGCTTTAGCAAGAATCTCATTGACGTCGTTATCACCATGGACATACAGAAACTCGAACACCGCGTCGACATCGTGCTAAAAGCAGGACATGTAAAAATAAAGGTCAACGCCGTCAGTAACGATATGTATGTCTCCGTCGACAAAGCTATAGATAGGCTACAGACGAAACTTCGCAAATACAAAGACCGCCTACATCACCACCAGACAAAAGCATTATCGGCTATCGATATGAACGTTAACGTGATACGCCCCCACGATGAAGACGTCGATGATATCAACGACGCCATCGAAGCAGAGACATATAGCCGCCTTGCCAGTGAATTCTCACAGCATAAGATCGTTAAAAAAGAAAAGCGTCTTCTGAAATCACTCTCTATCGACGAAGCTATGATGAAGATGGAACTCTCAGAAGATATGTTTAAAATTTTCAGAGACGAAGAAAGCAATAAACTAAAAGTCATATACCGTCGTGTCGATGAAGACTATGGCGTCATCGAGATAGAATAA
- a CDS encoding Hpt domain-containing protein: MIDHEALKEISGGEEEFIREILELFLTTYKEPFDAIRDAVQNNDVHLVETTSHTFKGMVGNITTGEPFILAQELVTMAREDTLEKAADTFASLEKNVEQLVEEIKLWLTDNPSP; this comes from the coding sequence ATGATAGACCATGAAGCACTTAAAGAGATCTCCGGCGGAGAAGAAGAGTTCATCAGGGAGATCCTTGAGCTTTTCCTCACGACATATAAGGAACCATTCGATGCAATAAGAGATGCCGTGCAAAACAACGACGTGCATCTTGTAGAAACGACGTCCCACACCTTTAAAGGTATGGTCGGTAATATCACCACCGGCGAGCCTTTTATCCTGGCACAGGAGCTGGTGACGATGGCAAGAGAAGACACTCTGGAAAAGGCGGCTGATACTTTTGCTTCCCTTGAAAAAAATGTGGAACAGCTCGTCGAAGAAATTAAGCTGTGGCTGACAGATAACCCTTCTCCATAG
- a CDS encoding response regulator: MENRKKNIVVVLFFGLIFSGAIFYLLGMTGQRGVTQRFGDASEKTATLIENKINEELIFFKRTTAFFSDFDSIYEVDHKKFIDFAYKALGVQPVLLAVEWAPRVLREQRVQFEKKARELSPGFSIVVKEADGRSIPVADQDEYYPIYFIEPLKGHEAAVGFDIASDKERMMIMQKTADENRAIISAPIDIVYKNDKQQGFLAYLPVYKQGRVFGMARDRREAIQGFLLGFFRSADLIYNIKSIKSNHLEIAIADVTESDNPQHLYSSIKISDEKKMTYVDVRTIGARSWQITCVAEDGYYVLSYGILAFVVLFISIILTLAYAFSMWHEASKSKVAVDEMLVHKGNVEKLQKENEKIVLAGNEFFDTISYKMRIPLTSIVGNVELLLESTIDEEQKKEVQQIMRSAESLLGVANDVFDIANIETEQVELAIDYFNLEEMIKNLLSTTVLTTRKKKVSFDSHYEMHIPHTVLGDESRIRQILSGIIKNAEFFIEDGKVEINVVAEKVNKHYNYSIAVSDTGAGISKEDLPKIFDRFFHSENNKKTTERGLGLGLHLCQKLAQAMGGGITVKSKEGEGSTFTLALPFKIAEEDKGVVVAEEDEEKAEFSVVSTKMEGVLVVDDSAFNSKIVAKMLRKIVNCDVVECGSGAKTLELIKQKHFDVIFMDCQMPEMDGYQTSQNIREYEKSSEGKPAVIVALTGHVLKGEREKCLASGMNDYLVKPVKLDTLWQVMKKWALKDKVDSTKEDAQT; encoded by the coding sequence ATGGAAAATAGAAAAAAAAATATAGTTGTTGTTCTGTTCTTTGGCTTGATATTTTCGGGCGCAATTTTTTACCTGCTAGGAATGACAGGACAACGAGGTGTTACTCAACGCTTTGGGGACGCGTCGGAAAAAACAGCGACCCTTATCGAAAATAAGATCAACGAAGAGCTTATTTTCTTTAAGAGAACGACGGCGTTCTTCAGCGATTTTGATTCTATATATGAGGTAGATCATAAAAAGTTCATCGATTTTGCATATAAAGCTCTAGGAGTTCAGCCTGTATTATTGGCAGTAGAGTGGGCGCCACGAGTTTTACGAGAGCAACGCGTTCAGTTTGAGAAAAAAGCGCGAGAACTTTCTCCAGGATTTTCCATCGTAGTAAAAGAAGCTGACGGACGCTCGATACCCGTCGCTGATCAGGACGAATATTACCCCATTTATTTTATAGAGCCTTTGAAAGGACACGAGGCAGCTGTCGGCTTCGATATAGCCTCCGATAAGGAGCGTATGATGATAATGCAAAAAACTGCTGATGAGAATCGTGCTATTATCAGCGCTCCTATCGACATCGTCTACAAAAATGATAAACAACAAGGCTTCTTGGCATACCTTCCTGTATACAAGCAGGGCAGGGTTTTTGGTATGGCGCGTGATCGTCGCGAAGCCATCCAGGGCTTTCTGCTAGGGTTCTTCCGCTCTGCAGACCTCATCTATAATATTAAGTCGATAAAAAGCAACCATCTGGAGATAGCGATAGCGGATGTCACAGAATCCGACAACCCACAGCATCTATATAGTTCAATAAAAATCTCCGATGAGAAAAAAATGACGTATGTCGACGTCCGTACAATAGGGGCGCGTTCCTGGCAGATAACATGTGTCGCCGAAGATGGATATTATGTCTTGAGTTATGGCATTCTTGCTTTCGTAGTTTTATTCATCAGCATAATCTTAACCTTGGCATATGCGTTCTCTATGTGGCACGAAGCATCAAAGAGTAAGGTCGCCGTAGATGAGATGCTCGTGCATAAAGGAAATGTTGAGAAACTTCAGAAAGAGAACGAGAAGATAGTGCTAGCAGGGAATGAATTCTTTGATACCATAAGCTATAAAATGCGCATTCCACTGACGAGTATCGTCGGTAATGTCGAGCTGTTGTTGGAAAGCACAATAGACGAAGAACAAAAGAAAGAAGTACAACAAATAATGCGTTCTGCTGAGTCGCTGCTTGGCGTCGCCAATGATGTCTTTGATATCGCCAACATAGAAACAGAACAAGTTGAATTGGCAATAGACTATTTCAACCTTGAGGAAATGATTAAGAATTTATTGTCTACAACGGTGCTAACGACGCGTAAAAAGAAAGTGTCGTTTGACAGCCATTATGAGATGCACATACCACATACGGTGCTCGGCGATGAGTCGCGTATCCGTCAGATCCTTTCGGGTATCATCAAAAACGCTGAGTTCTTCATCGAGGATGGCAAGGTGGAAATCAACGTCGTCGCCGAGAAAGTTAATAAACATTATAATTATAGTATCGCCGTCAGTGATACCGGAGCAGGGATTTCAAAAGAAGACCTTCCTAAGATATTCGACAGGTTCTTCCACAGTGAGAATAACAAAAAGACCACAGAGAGGGGCCTAGGCCTCGGACTCCATCTTTGCCAGAAGCTAGCACAGGCGATGGGCGGCGGCATCACCGTTAAGAGCAAAGAGGGCGAAGGTTCCACATTCACACTGGCGCTTCCATTCAAAATCGCTGAGGAAGACAAAGGCGTCGTCGTAGCAGAAGAAGACGAAGAGAAAGCCGAATTCTCTGTCGTCTCGACGAAGATGGAAGGCGTACTCGTCGTCGATGATAGCGCGTTCAACAGCAAAATCGTTGCGAAGATGCTAAGAAAAATCGTTAACTGCGATGTCGTCGAATGTGGGAGCGGAGCAAAAACCCTCGAGCTGATAAAACAGAAGCATTTCGATGTGATCTTTATGGACTGCCAGATGCCTGAAATGGACGGATATCAAACGTCGCAGAATATTCGCGAGTATGAAAAGTCTTCTGAAGGAAAACCCGCGGTTATCGTCGCTCTAACAGGGCACGTCTTGAAAGGCGAGCGAGAAAAATGCTTGGCCTCCGGAATGAATGACTATCTCGTTAAACCAGTGAAACTCGATACACTGTGGCAGGTGATGAAAAAATGGGCGCTAAAAGATAAAGTGGACTCAACGAAAGAGGATGCGCAAACATGA
- a CDS encoding PAS domain S-box protein — protein sequence MKGEPKIGIRRKIITLVFTVTLTVIAIGIGLGYYAATNLMRKSAEEAFKESSTQLAETMSKIVSEEIEDIKIYSDRSLWEDDLVEANEKYKTINPEDIKRAFLEKDKIWKENSSESPLVKKTQESRSGEKLKSIARNDNAVEEIFITDKKGGLVAASNKTSDFYQADERWWQEAYSEGEGKIFVEDLEYDESAGTLGMSISVPIYGEEKEVIGVCKAIVNVDRFLTMLKKFKRGETGSATLIGKDGYIVYHHDMEPYTIKIHDEKFLKLSDGIKKSDDIKEELFGAKKNIIIVGAEVRNPFLLKEGISWKIFVGQSEKDVFAAVNRLIIQGILLTPILIIVMVILALVFSKKLVAPIQKLRDATERIGKGDFSKIIEIKTGDEIEQFSDAFNKMVSEIKHNQKESREAKEYSENIVSSMHDALLVIDIDGALETVNEYTEELLGYTEKELIGEHMEMFCDDEAFREENFSKLIQEGRSRQFDTICKTKEGESIPVNFSLSLMIDDEGALKGVVCVARDMRQKLSMISELEESKKELEGFSKTLEDKVKERTDELQQSQEAALNIMEDMQEAKSEIEKTNEELSVAKTEIESFSKGLEEKVKERTAELTTLSEISSAIAYTSDYQELMKLIMESLLKIVDYDVCAALLFDENTANITVKSAYSEGDDFVTQVKDGLIYSTSLSTEENISDKDTSVSIIPSDPDAEPEEDRKFDILRSSFNAPFSVGGNVIGMMNVSSCKDEAFGEEDIKIIHTMANQVSNAIHHLRLLATAEKTKMESIVESMVDGVIMLDERNNPVILNPRARTLLGLNADAEVSGKEFRDILKKLSLDKELAETLKAKKVTTKEVVDEDERTLYCNITPVKDVDKNIIGTMIILRDISERKKLRTQFQYAQKMESFGMLAGGIAHDFNNLLTGIMGNVDAVLMDVPKDSKTYQYVKDIESAGDRATGLCRQMLAYSGGSEIETTIFSLSDVLNDMAQLMSASISKKIEIRKEFAAEIPNIEADITQIRQIIMNLIINAAEIIGDKTGVITISTGVAECDEHCFDDDSFSGKPKAGTYVYYKITDTGGGMSDDTIKKVFDPFFSTKFTGRGLGLAAVLGIVNSHKGSIRIKSEIGKGTTFTCLFPMSTKKVAIQHGDEDGDDLKDWKGSGTILLIDDEILARTVGKRLLEKAGFDVLVASDGPQGIDIFRENKDEISAVLLDFVMPKMNGEEVFHELSDIEKDVKVIICSGYNEQEAVSNLKAVGLAGFIQKPYRNKELMTKLRALLT from the coding sequence GTGAAAGGTGAACCTAAGATAGGGATAAGACGTAAAATTATAACGCTTGTTTTTACCGTTACTCTTACCGTTATAGCAATAGGAATAGGGCTAGGATATTACGCTGCAACGAATCTGATGAGAAAAAGTGCAGAAGAAGCCTTTAAAGAGTCGTCTACACAGCTTGCAGAGACTATGAGTAAAATCGTCTCCGAGGAAATCGAAGATATAAAAATATATTCCGACAGGTCCTTATGGGAAGATGATCTTGTAGAAGCCAATGAAAAATACAAGACAATAAACCCTGAAGATATAAAAAGAGCTTTCCTGGAGAAAGATAAAATATGGAAAGAAAATTCAAGCGAAAGCCCTTTGGTGAAAAAAACTCAAGAAAGCCGCTCAGGAGAAAAACTTAAAAGCATAGCAAGAAACGACAACGCTGTAGAAGAGATATTCATAACAGACAAAAAAGGAGGGTTGGTAGCCGCTTCGAATAAAACGTCGGACTTCTATCAGGCCGATGAAAGATGGTGGCAGGAAGCCTATAGCGAAGGAGAAGGAAAGATTTTCGTCGAAGATCTTGAATATGACGAGTCGGCAGGGACATTAGGAATGTCAATTTCTGTTCCAATATATGGTGAGGAAAAGGAGGTAATTGGTGTATGTAAAGCCATTGTAAACGTAGATCGTTTCTTGACGATGCTGAAGAAATTTAAAAGAGGAGAGACTGGCAGCGCAACATTGATTGGGAAAGACGGTTATATAGTATACCATCATGATATGGAGCCTTATACTATAAAAATTCACGACGAAAAATTCCTTAAACTATCAGATGGTATTAAGAAAAGTGATGATATAAAAGAAGAACTTTTTGGGGCAAAAAAAAATATAATCATAGTAGGCGCGGAAGTCCGTAATCCTTTCTTATTAAAAGAAGGGATATCATGGAAAATCTTTGTCGGGCAGAGTGAAAAAGATGTGTTCGCCGCAGTAAACAGGCTTATTATACAAGGAATTTTGCTCACTCCGATTTTGATTATAGTAATGGTAATTTTGGCATTGGTTTTCAGCAAAAAACTCGTCGCTCCTATACAGAAACTTCGTGATGCCACGGAAAGAATCGGTAAAGGCGACTTCAGCAAGATAATAGAGATAAAAACCGGCGACGAGATAGAACAGTTTTCCGACGCCTTCAATAAGATGGTTTCAGAGATAAAACATAATCAGAAAGAAAGCAGGGAAGCAAAAGAATATTCTGAAAATATAGTGTCTTCGATGCACGATGCGTTGCTTGTTATCGACATCGATGGGGCACTCGAGACCGTCAATGAATATACAGAGGAGCTGTTGGGATATACAGAAAAAGAACTTATCGGCGAGCATATGGAGATGTTCTGCGACGATGAAGCTTTCAGAGAAGAGAACTTCAGTAAGCTAATACAAGAAGGTCGCTCACGACAATTCGATACTATATGTAAAACAAAAGAGGGAGAAAGTATACCTGTTAATTTTAGCCTTTCTTTGATGATAGATGATGAGGGCGCGCTCAAAGGCGTGGTATGTGTTGCCCGCGATATGAGGCAAAAGTTGTCGATGATTTCTGAATTGGAAGAGTCCAAGAAAGAATTAGAGGGTTTCTCGAAAACATTGGAGGATAAAGTCAAGGAGAGGACGGATGAATTACAGCAATCGCAGGAAGCAGCTCTTAACATAATGGAGGACATGCAGGAAGCGAAGAGCGAGATTGAGAAAACGAACGAAGAACTTAGCGTTGCGAAAACTGAAATCGAAAGCTTCTCCAAAGGCCTCGAAGAAAAAGTCAAAGAGAGGACGGCAGAACTAACAACTCTTTCTGAGATTTCTAGCGCCATCGCATACACATCGGATTATCAGGAATTGATGAAATTGATAATGGAGTCTTTGCTGAAAATCGTGGATTATGATGTCTGTGCCGCTCTTTTGTTCGACGAGAACACGGCAAATATCACCGTAAAATCAGCGTATTCAGAAGGCGATGACTTCGTCACACAGGTCAAAGATGGCCTTATCTATTCAACTTCTTTGTCCACAGAAGAGAACATCAGCGACAAAGATACGAGCGTTTCCATTATACCCTCAGATCCCGATGCAGAACCGGAAGAAGATAGGAAGTTCGATATTCTGCGGTCTTCATTCAACGCACCTTTTAGCGTCGGCGGTAATGTCATAGGGATGATGAACGTGTCGAGCTGTAAAGATGAGGCTTTTGGCGAAGAAGATATAAAGATAATACATACCATGGCAAATCAGGTTTCTAATGCTATCCACCACTTGAGATTATTGGCTACTGCAGAGAAAACAAAGATGGAATCCATAGTCGAGAGCATGGTAGACGGTGTCATCATGCTTGACGAACGAAATAACCCTGTAATATTAAATCCGCGAGCACGGACGTTGTTGGGTCTCAATGCCGATGCTGAGGTTAGCGGAAAAGAATTCAGAGATATATTGAAAAAACTAAGCCTTGATAAGGAGCTTGCCGAGACGCTGAAGGCGAAAAAAGTTACCACGAAAGAAGTCGTTGATGAAGATGAAAGGACACTGTACTGCAATATAACGCCGGTAAAAGATGTCGATAAGAACATCATAGGAACTATGATAATCTTACGGGATATCAGCGAGAGGAAAAAGCTGAGGACACAGTTTCAATATGCGCAAAAAATGGAAAGCTTCGGTATGCTGGCAGGAGGCATCGCACACGATTTCAATAACCTGCTGACAGGTATTATGGGTAATGTCGATGCCGTGTTGATGGACGTCCCAAAGGATTCCAAGACGTATCAGTATGTCAAAGATATAGAGTCTGCAGGCGATAGGGCAACAGGGCTTTGCAGGCAGATGCTAGCATATTCGGGAGGTAGCGAGATAGAGACAACAATCTTCAGCCTCAGCGATGTTCTGAACGATATGGCGCAGCTGATGTCGGCCTCGATATCAAAGAAAATCGAGATTAGGAAGGAATTTGCCGCAGAAATACCAAACATCGAAGCCGATATCACACAGATCAGACAAATTATTATGAACCTCATTATCAATGCCGCCGAGATAATCGGCGACAAAACAGGCGTCATAACAATTTCAACGGGAGTCGCTGAGTGTGATGAGCATTGTTTCGACGACGATTCCTTTAGCGGGAAGCCAAAAGCTGGCACCTATGTGTATTATAAGATAACCGATACCGGCGGAGGGATGTCGGACGATACTATAAAAAAAGTCTTCGACCCTTTCTTCAGCACGAAGTTCACAGGAAGAGGTCTGGGGCTTGCTGCCGTATTGGGGATCGTCAATAGCCATAAAGGCAGCATCCGTATTAAGAGCGAGATAGGGAAAGGGACAACGTTTACCTGCCTATTCCCGATGAGCACAAAAAAAGTGGCGATACAGCATGGAGATGAAGATGGCGACGACTTAAAGGACTGGAAAGGTAGCGGAACAATATTACTCATCGACGACGAAATACTTGCACGTACCGTTGGAAAGCGCCTTCTGGAGAAGGCAGGATTTGACGTCCTCGTGGCCTCCGATGGCCCTCAAGGTATAGACATTTTCCGTGAGAATAAAGATGAGATCTCCGCAGTCCTCCTTGACTTCGTCATGCCGAAGATGAACGGCGAAGAGGTGTTCCATGAGCTGAGCGATATTGAAAAAGATGTGAAGGTTATAATCTGTAGCGGATATAACGAACAGGAAGCTGTCAGTAATTTAAAGGCGGTGGGCTTAGCAGGATTTATTCAAAAACCATACCGCAATAAAGAGCTTATGACTAAGCTGCGAGCATTATTAACATAG